Part of the Amblyomma americanum isolate KBUSLIRL-KWMA chromosome 7, ASM5285725v1, whole genome shotgun sequence genome, AGCACAAGCACACTGCCGTCATACACGTTGTTGGATGTGTCCCTTCATCAACGGAACTCACGGTCACAACTGTGCCTTGGTCTCTTGAAGACCTAGCAGGAACTCCTTGTTGTCTGGTTCCATGGAGACAGCCTTTTCCATGTCGGGTAAAGCAACTTCAAAACAACCTGGAAAAGACGCATGTAATGCTAATTAACATATGGCAGTGAGGCATGCAGCTTTAAAGGCTATTGCGCATGCCAAGCAACTAGTGCTTATGAAATACATAAGAgtggaaaaacaacaaaaacgaagTGATCGTGACAACCGGTTTACATGCGAATGATACTGTGGCATATAGAAGTACTGTTATTCCGCCGTCAAGTTAAGGTTACTTTGTATCCCACAGTAAGCATTCCCAACAAGTTGTTGAACACGAAAGATGTTTTACCCATTCTATAACGTATTGTGCCACGgttgaagtaggctgcagccagctTGTCGCAGTAGTGGATAGCTTCAGTGTAGTCTTCCACGGCTTTGTCGAATTCTATCATCCGGTAGTGCATTTGACCTCGCTCGTTGTATGCTAGAGCGAGTTCGTACTTGCTGAAACAGTCAATGAACGAAATATGTTTGTTTTGGCAACCACTTAACCATACACTGGAAGTTTTAAAGAGCCACCCGTAGTCATTCACCTGTTTTCAAGGTTTTCTGCGTTTCCTGGCTCGGTTTCCTGACTGCTTTGCTCATTTTGGAGTTGGCGCAAATACGCACTCTTCTTCTTTTCGATCAGATCGTCAAGCTCGACCTTCTTCTCGAGTTTCGTAGGAAAATCCCCTGTCTCAGGACCCATCCCGACTGTTGTCAGATGGCTCTGTGCGAAAGCACGTAGGAATTGCGACACGAAATGCCCACGAGACTTCAGTAACTGCAGTGCATCAGCTGTCAGGAGAGATGCGCCCGTGCTACCCGTGCCGGCTGCTACAAACATTGGCTTGAATTCGGATTGGATTAGGTGCGCAAAAAATAGTCTAGTATGCGCGTTAAAATTGAACAAAAATTTGCTCTTTTATTACTCATAATAacttaaaaataaaattattacatGCTCTTGAAGGCATTAAATGTTGATTTTGTTTTGAAAGCGAAACAAAAACAGCatgccatcatcatcatgaagCACGCATGCGCGCTTTGATCGTTTTGGATGTGCGACTTGGATCGTGTGTACGACGACGGAGCCGTAAGGAAGTATCAGGTATACAGTCGgtgcaaggaaaaaaatttttACCGTTAAGACGATCGCGGTCTGAGCCGCATGATGCTTCTGCGAACTCTGCATAGGTCCCTGTCGCCGGCAAGGAAGACATTAGCCGTTGTCCCCTCCGCAAGCTACCACGAGAAGGCAAGTGCCCGTACTTACATATACATACGCGTTACCCGTGTGCATTCCTTAACAACGCATTGCGTTGTAAATTTTGTATTTTAACTGGCCGAGCAAATATCACTGCTGGTGAATGGCCGCACCAGTGTTTGAAGCTAAATGTAACCCTTTTTCAGTCGTGAGAGCTAGGTTGTCAAGCTCATTCGCACAACTTTCACTAGGGAAATATCGCATACACGATCAGGCTAGAAGGATGGCGAGACCATGACCGACATCGATCCGAATGTCTAGTTAAACATAAAAGACGCAGATGATCGGACGACTTTCAATGACAGAGGGGAGTGCGTGTTGTCGGGTGGACTTTTAGTTATATTTACTTTTGCATTGATTCGCTGACAGCGAAATCTACTTCGCCGATATGTGCCGGCGAAGTTCCGTTACTTCGTGCCAGTGCGTGCGCGTGTTGCCCCCTTGCCAGAGTAAACTGATGACATTGATTCTCTCGACCTATTGTTACGCGCGTGATTTATCTTATGACGCTCCAACTCATCAGCTGTCTTTGGATGGTAGGTTATCGACCACTACGAAAATCCTCGCAACGTTGGATCGCTGAACAAGGATGATAAGAATGTCGGCACCGGTCTTGTCGGCGCGCCGGCCTGCGGCGATGTCATGAAATTGCAGGTGGGCTTTCCTTAtatgttttatatatatatatatatatatatatatatatatatatatatatatatatatatatatatatatatatatatatatatatatatatatatatatatatatatatatatatatatatatatataaataaaggcTGATGGCGCGTTTTTCTGGGCAGAAAAATACGCTAAAGAATTTGCATTTAATTTTCTGTTGTGCTGTGTGCTGTTGTGACGCGTTTAGACAATTTACAGGTACTAAAAAGACGTGAGGGTTTGGTGGTACGTCATGTATTTCATTTCGTTACATTCAGCTTAAAATTAAGCAGCATGTGGCGGGAACATTGAACACATTTTTATTAACTCGATATGAACATGAAGAAACTGTAGCTCAACAAAAGACGAAAGAAGAAGTGACATGAACATTCGGAAAGTTCTTCAGCCATTTAGTATTATAAGCATTTGGAGTCTCAGCCCGGAAATGCATCTGATACTTCATGCCAAACTTCGTCAAGATGGAGCACCATAAAATACACCCTATTTATTTCCTTTGGCCATGAATTAATTATGGTCCAGTCGAGGCACAATTTTGAAAATCCAGGTTTTTGTAAGGAGCACGCCAGATTTATACAGAAAAAATTCCAGCCTTCCCTGATTATTATGCAGTGTCTGCTGGGTCCTCAAATCATGACAGCACCATTTTCAAGGTCTCAGTTATACTTCTCGCTTACTCCTGGAGTCCTGATATAATAGGCTATTATGTAAGCAGTCAACATTTTAGTCACTTTGGCTTTTATATGGACAAAACAATTGAATGAAAATTGATACTCTCTGGAGCCATTCCAGGGCTGCCGTAAAACGCTGAGCCATCCatttaaaaaaggaaaaggaTTCCTGCATTCATTTTGAATGCGTCTGGACTCGGTATCTTTCCACACAAGATTTTTCAGACCTTAGTGCATTGTACTGCTTCTACGTTTATGAAAATTGTGCCTTGGTTAGGCATGATTTGATAGTTTTCTGATTGCATCCACTTATGTGGACATAGTGCCCGAGGGGGTTATACACAATGAAAAGTAATGACACTagcttgaaaattgaaaaaaatttaacaaaCATGTTGAGTTGTTTGGATTTCATAAGCTGTCTAAATTAACATGTGTGCATGACTTTTCTAATTTGCTCTAGATCAAGGTGGATGATAATGGCAAAATTGTTGATGCCAAGTTCAAGACATTTGGCTGTGGGTCAGCCATTGCATCCAGCTCCCTTGCGACGGAATGGATCAAGGGAAAAAATGTAAGTGATTAAATGATAGTCATTCTTCTTGACAGGGTTGTGTTAGCATTGTACTGTTGAATCTTGGTATCCGGGATATGATTTTGTCCACAATAAAAATAAGAGTAGTGTTGGTCGTGTAATAATGCTATTAAATTGTTCAAAGGTGAGTGAGGCACTGTTGATGTTATTTGTACTTTGTCACATGCCTTCAGTGCTCACAAACAGTGCTTAGTGCTAAGCAACGCTCTGAGTTGCCGAGTACTGTGCGAGGGTTCTGTGTAGGAATTTGGCCATTAAATAGCCATgttctgctgttgctgttgctgttctgCTGTTGCAGGTGTCTGATGCAATGAAGATAAAGAATACAGATATTGCCAAAGAGCTGAGCCTACCGCCTGTCAAGCTGCATTGCTCAAGTAAGTAAAAAGAGTTTGTTATTTGTGTGTAGCACACATTCTCATTCTGTGGCACTCTCGATTCTGACACAGCCACATTTAAACATTCTGAAAGGGGAAATGAGGCTCTAAAATTGCTCATGTGAACGCATCATGGCCTGAAGGTCAACCAGATCTGTCAGGATCTGTAGCCTGTTTGCTTTACTCTGATACTGATATATAGTATCCAACAAAAAGATATGATATTTTAGTTTCAAGTCTAACTTTTTTAGTGCACTAACACTTGTGTGTGATCTATATGGAAAGAAAAGAATTGATGTTTTTGAAATGGTAGAATTAAATATTAACTGTTTAGCCCACAATTTGTTATCAGAGTAAATTTactgaaaaaattatttcagcgGAGCATAAAGTTATGGGTGATAATCAGGGGTTTTATCAGAAAATAGAACATCAGATAGAAGAATGACTGTTGGCAGTAGCTTAACACAGCACTTCGTTGGGAAGTCCTTTGGATTGATGACTTCTTGACAGCAGCAAGACATGAATTATAGGTAACTGTCAATGACCTTCTGGACTATGTTTGCCTACTCTTGGTGAAGGTGGTCGAATTTCTCACCGGCGCTGTTGGCCTTCATGTGCCTCAGACAGAGGCCTAGTCCTGTCAAACATGTTGAATTGAATTAAGGCCTGGAGTCCAGCTCAGACACTCCATAAGGTCTGTGGTCCTGATGTTGTATAATTTTTTCCCAAGTATAGAGGAGTGCTTCATGTAGTTGTCCTGCTAAAACATACAGGCAAACCCAAAATTGTTGTATGCTGACGGAAGCATAACATTCTGGACAAGTTCCTCATAAACTTTGTTTGTCATGGTACCTTGAATTTGGCATCAGGGATCAATTCCATAAGTGGGGAAATGGCCTCGTGCCCTTTAAGTTTCTACCTTTAATCTTTAAAGTGGAAAGTTCATAAGAATCATGCCTAGTGCATTTGGGGTAACATATATACTGACTCTCGTTGCTCCTAAACAACATAAGCTTAGATTCATCTGACTAAATCACTCTGTTAAATTGGGCGCCTGTCCACCCTACATATTTATTTGCCCTCGTCATCTTGGCAGCCTGATTCTTCTTACTAGTGCATGGGTTCTGGT contains:
- the LOC144099075 gene encoding uncharacterized protein LOC144099075; protein product: MFVAAGTGSTGASLLTADALQLLKSRGHFVSQFLRAFAQSHLTTVGMGPETGDFPTKLEKKVELDDLIEKKKSAYLRQLQNEQSSQETEPGNAENLENSKYELALAYNERGQMHYRMIEFDKAVEDYTEAIHYCDKLAAAYFNRGTIRYRMGCFEVALPDMEKAVSMEPDNKEFLLGLQETKAQL
- the IscU gene encoding iron-sulfur cluster assembly enzyme — protein: MMLLRTLHRSLSPARKTLAVVPSASYHEKVIDHYENPRNVGSLNKDDKNVGTGLVGAPACGDVMKLQIKVDDNGKIVDAKFKTFGCGSAIASSSLATEWIKGKNVSDAMKIKNTDIAKELSLPPVKLHCSMLAEDAIKAALNDYKRKRGEQEAPKAAAEVSTSSNG